In one Vanacampus margaritifer isolate UIUO_Vmar chromosome 11, RoL_Vmar_1.0, whole genome shotgun sequence genomic region, the following are encoded:
- the creb1b gene encoding cyclic AMP-responsive element-binding protein 1b isoform X1 has protein sequence MKMESAAAEAQQTAESAEAENQQQQITPAQLATLAQVSMATAHGSTTGPTVTLVQLPNGQTVQVHGVIQAAQSSVIQSPQVQAVQIIAESEDSQESVDSVTDSQKRREILSRRPSYRKILNDLSSDAPGVPRIEEEKAEDDVAAATPAITTVTVPTPIYQTSSGQYIAITQGGAIQLANNGTDGVQGLQALTMTNAAAAQPGATILQYAQTSDGQQILVPSNQVVVQGKQGITSRADTARSKCPFQAPEIQLKTYNLDRVWFRFLNTSVNPIPAASGDVQAYQIRAAPANAITSGVVMASSPALPTQGATEEVTRKREVRLMKNREAARECRRKKKEYVKCLENRVAVLENQNKTLIEELKALKDLYCHKSD, from the exons ATGAAGATGGAGTCAGCAGCGGCCGAGGCTCAGCAGACGGCCGAGTCTGCCGAAGCGGAAAACCAGCAGCAGCAGATCACGCCGGCGCAGCTTGCCACATTAGCGCAG GTATCCATGGCAACAGCCCATGGCTCGACAACGGGTCCCACGGTGACGCTTGTGCAGCTTCCAAACGGACAGACAGTCCAAGTGCACGGTGTGATCCAGGCTGCACAGTCGTCCGTCATACAATCACCACAAGTGCAAGCTGTGCag ATCATCGCCGAAAGTGAGGATTCACAGGAGTCAGTGGACAGCGTGACTGACTCACAGAAGCGCAGAGAGATCCTTTCACGCCGACCCTCGTACAG GAAAATTCTGAACGACTTGTCGTCAGACGCGCCAGGCGTCCCTCGCATCGAGGAGGAAAAGGCGGAGGACGACGTGGCGGCAGCCACGCCCGCCATCACTACAGTCACCGTGCCCACCCCCATTTACCAGACCAGCAGCGGCCAGTACA TCGCCATCACGCAGGGCGGCGCCATCCAGCTGGCCAACAACGGCACGGATGGCGTTCAGGGCCTGCAGGCTCTCACCATGACCAACGCGGCCGCCGCCCAGCCCGGGGCCACCATCCTGCAGTATGCACAGACCAGCGACGGCCAGCAGATACTGGTGCCCAGTAACCAAGTGGTGGTGCAAGGTAAGCAGGGCATCACCAGCCGGGCCGACACTGCCAGGTCAAAATGTCCTTTTCAAGCACCTGAAATTCAATTGAAAACATACAATTTGGATCGTGTCTGGTTCCGTTTTCTTAACACTTCTGTAAACCCCATCCCAGCTGCCTCCGGGGACGTCCAGGCCTACCAGATCCGAGCAGCGCCCGCCAACGCCATCACCTCCGGGGTAGTCATGGCCTCGTCGCCCGCACTGCCCACCCAGGGTGCCACTGAGGAGGTCACCCGCAAGAGAGAAGTCCGCCTCATGAAGAACAG GGAGGCGGCGCGTGAGTGTCGCAGGAAGAAAAAGGAGTACGTCAAGTGTCTGGAAAACAGAGTTGCCGTCCtggagaaccaaaacaagacgCTGATCGAAGAACTCAAAGCCCTCAAAGACCTTTATTGTCACAAATCCGACTAA
- the fzd5 gene encoding frizzled-5, with protein sequence MESIMRFLLVLLIQSGSQVHAASKEISCEPITVPMCRGIGYNLTYMPNQFNHDTQEEVGLEVHQFWPLVRIRCSPDLLFFLCSMYTPICLPDYRKPLPPCRSVCERAQRGCSPLMSQYGFEWPERMSCERLPRLGGDTLCMDQNGSEATTPPPPLPFAKPTTKNRFRANAPAQSERECRCREPLVAIKRESHPLYGRVRTGPLINCAQPCHQAYFSEDERTFTTLWVGLWAALCFASTFTTVATFLLDMQRFKYPERPIIFLATCYLFVSLGYIIRLVAGHERVACAPLADQSHILYDTGGPALCTLVFLLVYFFGMASSIWWVVLSFTWFLAAGMKWGSEAISGYCHYFHLAAWLVPSVKTVLVLALSAVDGDPVAGICYVGNQSLENLRGFVLAPLVVYLFAGSLFLLAGFVSLFRIRGIIKQGGTKTDKLERLMIRIGLFGVLYTVPAAVVVACLVYEQHRRPDWDQALACSCAAERQRVGGGPDYAVFMLKYFMCLVVGITSGVWIWSRKTLETWRRFLVRCCPWWPHKVAAPPPVYAEAAAALTGPVHGIYHKAPSHI encoded by the coding sequence ATGGAGTCGATTATGAGGTTTTTGCTGGTCCTGCTGATCCAGAGTGGGTCCCAGGTCCATGCAGCTTCCAAGGAGATCTCATGCGAGCCCATCACGGTGCCCATGTGCCGGGGCATCGGTTACAACCTGACCTACATGCCCAACCAGTTCAACCACGACACCCAGGAGGAGGTGGGCCTGGAGGTACACCAGTTCTGGCCCCTGGTCCGGATCCGCTGCTCCCCTGACTTGCTGTTCTTCCTGTGCAGCATGTACACGCCCATCTGTCTACCGGACTACCGCAAACCGCTACCGCCGTGCCGCTCTGTTTGCGAACGGGCCCAACGCGGGTGCTCGCCCCTCATGAGCCAGTACGGCTTCGAGTGGCCCGAGCGGATGAGCTGCGAGCGTCTTCCCCGACTGGGCGGAGACACCCTCTGCATGGACCAGAACGGGAGCGAGGCCACcaccccgccgccgccgctgccctTCGCCAAACCCACAACCAAGAACCGCTTCAGAGCGAACGCACCGGCCCAAAGTGAGCGCGAGTGCCGCTGCCGGGAGCCCCTGGTGGCCATCAAAAGGGAGTCGCACCCGTTGTACGGGCGGGTCCGAACGGGGCCCCTCATCAACTGCGCCCAGCCATGCCACCAGGCGTACTTCTCGGAGGATGAGCGAACCTTCACCACCCTGTGGGTGGGGCTGTGGGCGGCGCTCTGCTTCGCATCCACCTTCACCACGGTGGCCACTTTCCTCCTGGACATGCAGCGGTTCAAGTACCCCGAGCGACCGATCATCTTCCTGGCGACTTGTTACCTCTTTGTGTCATTGGGGTACATCATCCGGCTGGTGGCGGGGCACGAGCGGGTCGCGTGCGCACCCCTCGCGGACCAGTCTCACATCCTCTACGACACGGGCGGTCCCGCTTTGTGCACCCTGGTCTTCCTGCTGGTCTACTTCTTCGGTATGGCCAGCTCCATCTGGTGGGTGGTTTTGTCTTTCACGTGGTTCCTGGCCGCAGGTATGAAATGGGGCAGTGAGGCCATCTCGGGGTACTGCCACTACTTCCACCTGGCCGCCTGGCTGGTCCCCAGTGTCAAGACTGTCCTGGTTCTGGCCCTCAGCGCCGTGGACGGGGACCCGGTAGCGGGTATCTGCTACGTGGGCAACCAAAGCCTGGAGAACCTTCGAGGTTTTGTCCTGGCCCCCTTGGTGGTCTACCTGTTCGCCGGCTCGCTCTTCCTCCTTGCCGGTTTTGTGTCGCTCTTCCGCATCCGCGGTATCATCAAACAGGGCGGCACTAAGACCGACAAACTGGAACGTCTCATGATCCGAATCGGACTTTTCGGGGTGCTCTACACAGTTCCCGCCGCGGTGGTGGTGGCCTGCCTGGTCTACGAGCAGCACCGCCGCCCCGACTGGGACCAGGCGCTGGCCTGTTCTTGCGCCGCCGAGCGCCAGCGGGTGGGCGGTGGGCCCGACTACGCCGTCTTCATGCTCAAGTACTTTATGTGCTTGGTGGTGGGCATCACCTCGGGGGTCTGGATCTGGTCTCGAAAGACCTTGGAGACCTGGCGCAGGTTCCTGGTGCGCTGCTGCCCCTGGTGGCCCCACAAGGTGGCGGCTCCGCCCCCTGTGTATGCAGAGGCCGCCGCCGCTTTAACGGGACCCGTCCACGGAATTTACCATAAAGCTCCGTCTCATATCTGA
- the ccnyl1 gene encoding cyclin-Y-like protein 1, translating into MGNTVSCCVSPESSPKLPSRQPAERLEEFLTSTEVSDDNSAPYLQHISDREVPDELALESNPSDHARASTIFLCKSQTDVRDRRKSNHINHISHVSPGPLSKKYSSCSTIFIDDSTVSQPNLKSTIKCVTLAIYYHIKNRDSDRSLDIFDEKLHPLSKEAVPDEYGCMDPEHKVIYRFVRTLFSAAQLTAECAIVTLVYLERLLTYAELDICPSNWKRIILGAILLASKVWDDQAVWNVDYCQILKDITVEDMNEMERHFLELLQFNINVPASVYAKYYFDLRQLADDNNLSFPLEPLNNQRAQKLEAISRLCEDKYKDLSRAAMRRSLSADNLIGIRRSNAILS; encoded by the exons ATGGGGAACACGGTGTCATGCTGCGTCTCCCCGGAGTCGAGCCCCAAGCTGCCGTCCAGGCAGCCGGCGGAGCGCCTGGAGGAGTTCCTGACCAGCACGGAAGTCAGCGACGACAACAGCGCCCCGTACCTGCAGCACATCAGCGACAGAGAAGTCCCCGACG AGCTGGCCTTGGAGTCAAACCCTTCAGACCACGCCCGAGCTAGCACCATCTTCCTGTGCAAGTCCCAGACAGATG TGCGCGACAGGAGGAAAAGCAACCATATCAACCACATTAGTCAT gtGTCTCCCGGGCCGCTGTCGAAGAAGTACAGCTCGTGCTCCACCATCTTCATCGACGACAGCACCGTCAGCCAGCCCAACCTCAAAAGCACAATCAAATG TGTCACTTTAGCAATCTACTACCACATCAAGAACAG GGATTCCGACCGCTCTCTGGACATCTTTGATGAGAAGCTGCATCCTTTATCG AAAGAGGCGGTGCCAGATGAGTACGGCTGCATGGACCCCGAGCACAAGGTCATCTATCGCTTCGTCAGGACGCTCTTCAGTGCAGCACAACTCACTGCCGAATGTGCCATTGTCACACTT GTGTACCTGGAGCGTCTGCTGACGTACGCCGAGCTGGACATTTGTCCCTCCAACTGGAAGCGCATCATACTGGGAGCCATCCTGCTGGCCTCCAAAGTCTGGGACGACCAGGCCGTCTGGAACGTCGACTATTGCCAGATCCTCAAGGACATCACCGTAGAAGACAT GAACGAGATGGAGCGCCACTTCCTGGAGCTGCTCCAGTTCAACATCAACGTTCCAGCCAGCGTCTACGCCAAATACTACTTTGACCTCAGGCAGCTGGCCGACGACAACAACCTCAGCTTCCCGCTGGAGCCGCTCAACAACCAGCGGGCGCAGAAACTCGAG GCCATCTCCAGACTGTGTGAAGACAAATACAAAGACCTGAGTCGAGCGGCCATGAGGCGGTCGCTCAGCGCCGACAACCTAATCGGCATACGGCGCTCCAACGCCATACTCTCCTAA
- the creb1b gene encoding cyclic AMP-responsive element-binding protein 1b isoform X2 codes for MKMESAAAEAQQTAESAEAENQQQQITPAQLATLAQVSMATAHGSTTGPTVTLVQLPNGQTVQVHGVIQAAQSSVIQSPQVQAVQIIAESEDSQESVDSVTDSQKRREILSRRPSYRKILNDLSSDAPGVPRIEEEKAEDDVAAATPAITTVTVPTPIYQTSSGQYIAITQGGAIQLANNGTDGVQGLQALTMTNAAAAQPGATILQYAQTSDGQQILVPSNQVVVQAASGDVQAYQIRAAPANAITSGVVMASSPALPTQGATEEVTRKREVRLMKNREAARECRRKKKEYVKCLENRVAVLENQNKTLIEELKALKDLYCHKSD; via the exons ATGAAGATGGAGTCAGCAGCGGCCGAGGCTCAGCAGACGGCCGAGTCTGCCGAAGCGGAAAACCAGCAGCAGCAGATCACGCCGGCGCAGCTTGCCACATTAGCGCAG GTATCCATGGCAACAGCCCATGGCTCGACAACGGGTCCCACGGTGACGCTTGTGCAGCTTCCAAACGGACAGACAGTCCAAGTGCACGGTGTGATCCAGGCTGCACAGTCGTCCGTCATACAATCACCACAAGTGCAAGCTGTGCag ATCATCGCCGAAAGTGAGGATTCACAGGAGTCAGTGGACAGCGTGACTGACTCACAGAAGCGCAGAGAGATCCTTTCACGCCGACCCTCGTACAG GAAAATTCTGAACGACTTGTCGTCAGACGCGCCAGGCGTCCCTCGCATCGAGGAGGAAAAGGCGGAGGACGACGTGGCGGCAGCCACGCCCGCCATCACTACAGTCACCGTGCCCACCCCCATTTACCAGACCAGCAGCGGCCAGTACA TCGCCATCACGCAGGGCGGCGCCATCCAGCTGGCCAACAACGGCACGGATGGCGTTCAGGGCCTGCAGGCTCTCACCATGACCAACGCGGCCGCCGCCCAGCCCGGGGCCACCATCCTGCAGTATGCACAGACCAGCGACGGCCAGCAGATACTGGTGCCCAGTAACCAAGTGGTGGTGCAAG CTGCCTCCGGGGACGTCCAGGCCTACCAGATCCGAGCAGCGCCCGCCAACGCCATCACCTCCGGGGTAGTCATGGCCTCGTCGCCCGCACTGCCCACCCAGGGTGCCACTGAGGAGGTCACCCGCAAGAGAGAAGTCCGCCTCATGAAGAACAG GGAGGCGGCGCGTGAGTGTCGCAGGAAGAAAAAGGAGTACGTCAAGTGTCTGGAAAACAGAGTTGCCGTCCtggagaaccaaaacaagacgCTGATCGAAGAACTCAAAGCCCTCAAAGACCTTTATTGTCACAAATCCGACTAA
- the plekhm3 gene encoding pleckstrin homology domain-containing family M member 3, with protein sequence MPRCLDLTSVSCKCKMEGLRQLDVVGDISPALEATEDFASPGGPSPPKNQTSGQPKKLQEASSAALAKLSSSGVWSLLAGQQPEVGPLGLAWADGLSVVGLRHGKRSRARSTNDLVAHGKEGAALASNAAFKKGHNRSRSDVNYRTAAYTDNGLPALDTLKNAILNHQMEGEKGSSSSSIVLKQAEMEYREGPRGRWRECHVELTPCELRLYTLDSSANRQLGTAYSLSHCQGVTAPAPCQPAEQRTLQAVFFNSTRVQLRAATQWEASEWRRLVWEKVQAARPARQRKGAAAEKAVTFPDVCDGDPPPSRPTTLPLFSQRCQDVLKAGLLHQLLDQNNWRAFTFVLSRSALQAFPTEGRGPVSRPVRQYALTSCLGVQPDPEVPDQGERFQVTFTDEALRLRADTAAKALEWMEALWGAAGTRRPAREECGSPAPQGVLLRCKEKKQKEQRAKRQSVTTSFLGLLTCVALEKGLTAQGFTCAGCQRPVGASRGKAKVCHYSGWYYCQNCHQDNTFLIPARLLRNWDTSKHKVSKQAKEFLEFVYEEPLLDVQQLNGGLYEHCEPLSAVLRLRQQLQSLRAYLFGCRAAIAEDLRRRIFPREYLLQHIHLYSIADLQQVIDGHLAPFLSKVIKFASAHVLGCTLCRQKGFICELCHSGHLIYPFQDSATRRCSGCGAVFHAECRQKCQPCPRCVRRELHHTKRPSSFWSPDDDQHLPYQDT encoded by the exons ATGCCGAGATGTTTGGACCTAACTAGCGTGAGCTGTAAATGCAAGATGGAGGGCCTGAGGCAGCTGGACGTGGTGGGCGACATCAGCCCTGCTCTGGAGGCCACCGAGGACTTTGCTTCCCCGGGCGGCCCCAGTCCTCCCAAGAACCAGACCTCCGGGCAGCCCAAGAAGCTCCAGGAGGCGTCGAGCGCCGCGCTGGCCAAGCTGAGCTCCAGCGGCGTGTGGAGCCTCCTGGCGGGCCAGCAGCCCGAGGTGGGCCCGCTCGGGCTGGCCTGGGCCGACGGTCTGAGCGTGGTGGGACTACGGCACGGCAAGAGGAGCCGGGCGCGATCCACCAATGACTTGGTGGCGCACGGCAAGGAGGGCGCCGCCCTGGCCTCCAATGCCGCCTTCAAAAAGGGACACAACAGGTCCAGGTCCGACGTCAACTACCGAACGGCCGCCTACACTGACAACGGGCTCCCCGCTCTGGACACTCTGAAGAACGCAATTCTCAACCACCAGATGGAAG GTGAGAAGGGGAGCAGCAGTAGCAGCATCGTGTTGAAGCAGGCCGAGATGGAGTATCGCGAGGGCCCGCGGGGCCGCTGGCGCGAATGCCACGTGGAGCTGACGCCTTGCGAGCTTCGCCTCTACACGCTGGACAGCAGCGCCAACAGGCAGCTGGGCACCGCCTATTCGCTGTCGCACTGCCAGGGCGTGACGGCGCCGGCGCCCTGCCAGCCGGCCGAACAGCGCACCCTGCAGGCCGTCTTCTTCAACAGCACGCGGGTGCAGCTGAGGGCCGCCACGCAGTGGGAGGCGTCCGAGTGGCGGCGCCTCGTGTGGGAGAAGGTCCAGGCGGCGAGGCCTGCCAGGCAGAGGAAGGGGGCGGCGGCGGAGAAGGCGGTCACTTTCCCCGACGTCTGTGACGGCGACCCGCCACCGAGCCGCCCCACCACTTTGCCCCTGTTCAGCCAGCGCTGCCAGGACGTCCTCAAAGCGGGGCTCCTGCACCAACTCCTGGACCAGAACAATTGGCGCGCCTTCACCTTCGTCTTGAGCAGAAGCGCCCTGCAGGCGTTCCCAACCGAGGGCCGCGGCCCCGTGTCGCGCCCGGTCCGCCAGTACGCGCTGACTTCCTGCCTGGGCGTGCAGCCGGACCCCGAGGTCCCGGACCAGGGCGAGCGCTTCCAAGTCACGTTCACGGACGAGGCGCTGCGACTGCGAGCCGACACCGCCGCCAAGGCCCTGGAGTGGATGGAGGCCCTGTGGGGGGCGGCGGGCACCCGGCGGCCCGCCCGGGAGGAGTGCGGGTCCCCGGCGCCGCAGGGTGTGCTGCTGAGGTGCAAAGAGAAGAAGCAGAAGGAGCAGCGAGCCAAGAGGCAGTCGGTCACCACCAGCTTTCTCGGGCTCCTCACCTGTGTCGCCCTGGAGAAGGGACTCACCGCTCAGGGCTTCACGTGCGCAG GCTGCCAGCGTCCAGTCGGCGCCTCCAGGGGCAAAGCCAAAGTGTGCCACTACAGCGGCTGGTATTACTGCCAAAACTGCCACCAGGACAACACCTTTCTCATCCCAGCCCGACTGCTGCGCAACTGGGACACCAGCAAGCACAAG GTGTCCAAGCAGGCGAAGGAGTTCCTGGAGTTTGTGTACGAGGAGCCCCTGCTGGACGTGCAGCAGCTGAACGGGGGTCTGTACGAGCACTGCGAGCCCCTCAGCGCCGTGCTGCGCCTCCGCCAGCAGCTGCAGTCGCTACGCGCGTACCTGTTCGGCTGCCGCGCCGCCATCGCCGAGGACCTGCGCCGAAG AATTTTCCCTCGGGAGTATTTGCTGCAGCACATTCACCTCTACTCCATTGCTGACCTGCAGCag GTGATTGACGGCCATCTGGCGCCTTTCCTGTCCAAAGTCATCAAGTTCGCCAGCGCTCACGTGCTGGGCTGCACGTTGTGCCGGCAGAAAGGTTTCATCTGCGAACTGTGCCACAGCGGACACCTCATCTACCCCTTCCAGGACAGCGCCACCAGGAG GTGCTCGGGCTGCGGCGCCGTCTTCCACGCCGAGTGTCGGCAGAAGTGTCAGCCGTGTCCTCGCTGCGTCCGACGCGAGCTCCACCACACCAAACGGCCGTCGTCATTCTGGTCGCCCGACGACGACCAACACCTGCCGTACCAGGACACCTGA